GCCTGGCAGCTAAAGGAATGGACATTCGGCCCCGGGAACAAACCTCCGGGGCGGCAGACAGGATTTTACGGCAGGCCGGGGATGATATTCGGGAGGCTCAGGATACCCGGGCGGTAGACCGGTTGCTCCGGGAAGCCGCCGGGCTTCTGGAAGGTGTACAACTGCAGTCGGACGTCATACCGCTCAGAATCGGACTGATCGGGGAAATTTACGTCATGCTGGAGCCCTTTGTGAATCAGTCTCTGGTCCGGCAACTGTCCGGCATGGGGGTTGAGGTGCATCAAACCCTGAATCTCACCAGTTATGTGGACTGCCACCTGCTGCACAAGCCCAGCCTTTTGGCCCGGCGCCGCGAAATCATGACCCTGGCCAAGCCTTACCTGGGGCACTATGTGGGCGGTCATGGCATAAACGGCATCGGCCATACCCTGGAGCTGGGGCGCAAGGGCGTTGACGGCATGATTCATGTGTTCCCGTTTACCTGCATGCCGGAAGTAGTGGTCAAAAACATTCTGCCCCGGGTCAGCCAGGACACCGGCCTGCCGGTATTATCCCTGGCATTTGACGAACAGACCGGTGAGGCCGGTGTCATCACCCGCCTGGAGGCGTTTGTGGACCTGCTGCGCCGGCGGCGTCAGGCACGGCAAGAT
This sequence is a window from Acetonema longum DSM 6540. Protein-coding genes within it:
- a CDS encoding acyl-CoA dehydratase activase-related protein, with product MIVTFPHMGHLDIVLETLLSGLGCRVKVPPPVTKRTLELGTKYSPETVCLPFKILLGNFIEALETGADTILTCGGTGPCRLGYYAAVQQGILKQLGYSCDFIAIEPTVRHAYQILRQVAPRKSWRDIYRAFCLAGSKMRALDSLAAKGMDIRPREQTSGAADRILRQAGDDIREAQDTRAVDRLLREAAGLLEGVQLQSDVIPLRIGLIGEIYVMLEPFVNQSLVRQLSGMGVEVHQTLNLTSYVDCHLLHKPSLLARRREIMTLAKPYLGHYVGGHGINGIGHTLELGRKGVDGMIHVFPFTCMPEVVVKNILPRVSQDTGLPVLSLAFDEQTGEAGVITRLEAFVDLLRRRRQARQDCISGG